The proteins below are encoded in one region of Hordeum vulgare subsp. vulgare chromosome 3H, MorexV3_pseudomolecules_assembly, whole genome shotgun sequence:
- the LOC123440474 gene encoding uncharacterized protein LOC123440474, with protein sequence MASPYNPRRRQLGGGQSAWPDLPPELLESILRRLAPLDRVAVRLVCSSWRSCARASIWADLPFGAPRLLLRRPGSCGSLAFFSLHRREILPFALPDRLSSGRCCGQIGGWLAMAFDEERAIELRNLFSGQFVSMPLSPVFPVAKIVLSAPPTSLGWVAAVLGRAGTVALLQPDVSGGAWITIAAGVPHGGFRDVAFWRGRLCALADDGTVLAYRVDLRARVAAVSQLREKDANHLNRWLERRARYLLEYDGELLLVKKLYSVVRDSADVQVEVCRFRPEECKWETVTELPGRAVFLGLVASVVVAAPATVGIRENCVYFARRDVELMVPHAIGVYSLGDRETAVVAIAGGHSVEVEPVWILPSVA encoded by the coding sequence ATGGCTTCCCCGTACAATCCCCGCCGGCGGCAGCTGGGCGGGGGGCAGTCCGCCTGGCCGGATCTCCCACCGGAGCTCCTGGAGAGCATCCTACGGCGGCTCGCCCCGCTCGACCGTGTTGCCGTCCGCCTCGTCTGCTCCTCGTGGCGCTCGTGCGCGCGAGCTTCGATCTGGGCTGACCTCCCCTTCGGGGCCCCGCGACTCCTGCTCCGGCGCCCCGGCTCCTGCGGCAGCCTCGCCTTCTTCAGCCTCCACCGCCGCGAGATCCTCCCTTTTGCCCTCCCCGACCGCCTCAGCTCCGGCCGGTGCTGCGGCCAGATCGGCGGCTGGCTCGCGATGGCCTTCGACGAGGAGCGGGCGATCGAGCTCCGCAACCTCTTCTCCGGCCAATTCGTGTCCATGCCGCTGTCCCCCGTGTTCCCGGTGGCCAAGATCGTGCTGTCCGCGCCTCCCACCTCGCTCGGCTGGGTGGCGGCCGTGCTGGGCCGCGCGGGCACGGTGGCGCTGCTCCAGCCGGACGTGTCCGGCGGCGCCTGGATCACGATCGCCGCGGGGGTGCCGCACGGAGGGTTCCGGGACGTGGCGTTCTGGAGGGGGCGGCTGTGCGCGCTGGCCGACGACGGCACGGTCCTGGCGTACCGGGTCGACCTCCGCGCGCGCGTAGCGGCCGTGTCACAGCTGCGCGAGAAGGACGCCAACCACCTGAACCGGTGGCTGGAGCGGCGGGCGCGGTACCTGCTGGAGTATGACGGAGAGCTCCTGCTGGTGAAGAAGCTGTACAGCGTGGTGCGGGACTCGGCGGACGTGCAGGTGGAGGTGTGCCGGTTCCGGCCGGaggagtgcaagtgggagacggtGACGGAGCTCCCTGGGAGGGCGGTGTTcctggggttggtggcgtcggtggTCGTCGCGGCGCCGGCGACGGTGGGGATCCGGGAGAACTGCGTCTACTTCGCGCGGCGGGACGTGGAGCTCATGGTGCCGCATGCCATCGGCGTGTACTCGCTGGGGGACCGGGAGACGGCGGTGGTGGCCATCGCGGGCGGGCACTCCGTGGAGGTGGAGCCCGTGTGGATCCTCCCCTCGGTCGCCTGA